A region of Fibrobacter succinogenes subsp. succinogenes S85 DNA encodes the following proteins:
- a CDS encoding histidine phosphatase family protein produces the protein MKNISAKYLVSALFVGLCMFAGCGDDSSNSFPAAPNTGAVSSSSVDQPQSQAGDTQSSSSENISNPASSSSATDSGVPASSSDVGLSSSSAGATVNGPFTFATTPGTLALAPDEDGFYDMGDVYKAVPKTSKIAFVIRHSKRQKNNLGTESTLTPIGITMAKTLGEKLVGDESFYYASTNFLRTRATCENIAAGRGETAEVVTWDGVNGGYFLTVPSDSLDALVSKKGGNPKFIAQYSYGVPFSYAATIGATLSTYFYDLYPRGNQFVNEVIVANMPNWKRVSVLVSHDMLVEPLIVFVSNRTINLKAYESPFHWVNYLSGIAVIVDEAGAVTALPVRGDAVGWMIPSQEVDEGV, from the coding sequence ATGAAAAATATTTCCGCTAAGTATCTTGTGAGCGCCCTTTTTGTCGGGCTTTGCATGTTTGCCGGTTGTGGCGACGATTCGTCGAACTCTTTCCCGGCTGCTCCGAATACGGGGGCCGTTTCTTCGTCTAGTGTAGATCAGCCGCAAAGCCAAGCTGGCGATACCCAGTCCTCTTCTAGTGAAAATATTTCGAATCCCGCTTCGAGTTCCTCTGCTACAGACTCTGGCGTTCCGGCAAGTTCGTCCGATGTGGGTTTGTCATCGAGTTCAGCGGGTGCTACGGTGAATGGTCCCTTTACTTTTGCGACGACTCCAGGTACTCTCGCCTTGGCTCCGGATGAAGATGGCTTCTACGACATGGGCGATGTCTATAAGGCTGTGCCGAAGACGAGCAAGATTGCTTTTGTGATTCGCCATTCCAAGCGTCAAAAGAATAATTTGGGAACAGAATCGACGCTGACTCCCATTGGTATTACAATGGCTAAGACCCTCGGTGAAAAGCTGGTGGGCGATGAATCGTTCTATTATGCTTCGACAAACTTCTTGCGTACCCGCGCAACTTGCGAAAACATTGCCGCAGGCCGTGGCGAAACCGCCGAGGTCGTGACGTGGGATGGCGTTAATGGCGGTTATTTCTTGACCGTGCCTAGCGATTCGCTGGATGCGCTTGTCTCTAAGAAGGGCGGAAATCCGAAGTTCATTGCGCAATATTCTTATGGCGTTCCATTCTCTTATGCCGCTACGATTGGCGCAACTCTTTCAACTTATTTCTACGATTTGTATCCTCGCGGCAATCAGTTCGTGAACGAAGTTATTGTAGCGAACATGCCGAATTGGAAGCGCGTGAGTGTGCTTGTGAGCCATGACATGTTGGTTGAACCGCTGATTGTGTTTGTCTCGAATCGGACCATCAATTTGAAAGCTTATGAATCTCCGTTCCACTGGGTCAACTATTTGTCGGGCATTGCCGTGATTGTTGATGAAGCTGGCGCAGTGACGGCACTCCCGGTTCGCGGTGATGCGGTTGGCTGGATGATTCCGAGCCAAGAAGTGGACGAAGGTGTTTAA
- a CDS encoding GNAT family N-acetyltransferase, which translates to MKKYNIRTEQPRDFKIVENLTREAFWNVYRPGCVEHFVLHHYRNDPSFIPELSLVMEVDGQIIGHVMYAWSKIDADDGRKIRMMTFGPISIHPNYKRQGYGKALLDYSMELARKMSAGCLLIVGNIGFYGKSGFVPAYVKGIRYADDPNSDAPYFLCKELDEGFLDGVMGSYKDPEGYFVTERMPEEFEKYEANFPPKEKLVLPGQL; encoded by the coding sequence ATGAAAAAATACAATATCCGCACGGAACAACCGCGCGACTTTAAAATCGTCGAAAATCTCACCCGAGAAGCATTCTGGAACGTTTACCGTCCCGGCTGCGTGGAGCATTTTGTCCTCCACCATTACAGGAACGACCCAAGCTTTATCCCAGAACTCTCGCTCGTTATGGAAGTTGACGGACAAATTATCGGACACGTGATGTACGCGTGGTCGAAAATCGATGCCGACGACGGACGCAAAATCCGCATGATGACCTTCGGGCCCATCAGCATCCATCCGAACTACAAGCGACAGGGATACGGCAAGGCGCTCCTCGACTATTCCATGGAACTCGCGCGCAAGATGAGCGCAGGTTGCCTGCTCATCGTCGGGAACATCGGATTCTACGGCAAGAGCGGATTTGTCCCCGCTTACGTCAAGGGCATCCGCTACGCCGACGACCCGAACAGCGACGCGCCATACTTCTTGTGCAAGGAACTCGACGAGGGATTCTTGGACGGAGTGATGGGCTCATACAAAGACCCCGAGGGCTACTTCGTAACCGAGCGAATGCCCGAAGAATTCGAGAAGTACGAAGCCAACTTCCCGCCTAAGGAAAAGCTAGTACTCCCCGGACAATTGTAA
- a CDS encoding NAD(P)H-binding protein has translation MKVALLGSTGLIGKSVAQLLSRLDDVESVFCPVRSVPDLNALGIFNGVLKFNFEAVDFNALLSARPEEQRVSSVCENFTCCDAVICCLGTTLKQAGGKAAQEKVDLRLPLTLAALAKRQGVKHFLCVSAMGANSHSPFFYNRLKGQLEEGLTMMGFESLTLVRPSLLLGKHKDKRFGEELMQKLFGSHPEWIPAHFRPVPAETVAAHLVANMLKPPVDHVCATDGVKGKRIVYNRQFFKFGKNISEVL, from the coding sequence ATGAAAGTCGCTCTTCTTGGTTCAACAGGACTTATCGGGAAGAGCGTCGCTCAGTTGCTTTCCCGTTTAGATGACGTGGAATCTGTTTTTTGCCCGGTGCGTTCGGTCCCAGACTTGAATGCGCTGGGCATTTTTAATGGCGTATTGAAGTTCAATTTTGAGGCGGTGGATTTTAACGCTCTTTTGAGCGCAAGGCCCGAAGAGCAAAGGGTGTCTAGCGTTTGCGAGAACTTTACCTGCTGCGATGCGGTGATTTGTTGCCTAGGGACGACGCTCAAGCAGGCGGGGGGTAAGGCTGCTCAAGAAAAGGTCGATTTGCGTTTGCCGCTCACGCTTGCTGCCCTTGCGAAGCGTCAGGGCGTCAAGCATTTTTTGTGCGTGAGTGCCATGGGTGCAAATTCTCATTCGCCGTTCTTCTATAACCGCCTGAAGGGGCAACTCGAAGAGGGCCTCACGATGATGGGTTTTGAATCGCTCACGCTCGTGCGTCCGTCGCTCCTCCTCGGGAAGCACAAGGACAAGCGCTTTGGCGAAGAGCTGATGCAAAAGCTTTTCGGGTCGCACCCGGAATGGATTCCTGCGCATTTCCGCCCGGTGCCTGCAGAGACGGTAGCCGCGCATCTCGTGGCGAACATGCTCAAGCCTCCCGTAGACCACGTTTGCGCAACCGACGGTGTAAAAGGCAAGCGCATCGTCTATAACCGACAATTTTTTAAATTTGGCAAAAACATTTCGGAGGTCTTATGA
- a CDS encoding AAA family ATPase encodes MKKDYFKKVCKALQKRTENRLIGLNFITLKSYEYWIRMLRCTKKYPDASDSIAILPKENASRILERLAKHFKQKNNDEDKHPKSPKQSSHKRKIRIDNKLFDVEESDKSELYQDRQKTITKIREVLKNNSSIDAIRNVTGQNLDGEDIFNAPAQKIFFDGISKEMLKILKTTSSFDDPYQKRLDIIQKSFNLNPTEMEILIFAWIFRNKETCSALRNIVESNRHYESNYANTFTTLYPELQIENAILNKSTLKRMGILHNDLDTSERIALFLDGTSGSDLDSLYFKVYEGNSVPYKKLCNKNPKIEMAYDMLKHVDIGQGINIFLYGVEGTGKTELAKAIAKELKRPLVLTNTSIDGVNRESKESTSIQERMGSILYAATKYQNKRAILLVDEADIILNFCEKGALNFFLEQIKVPVIWISNNIRYIENSTRRRFDYSIEFERLDSEKRMEIWESVISEQDAKNMLSHKFVQQLASELSITAGGITQAIAGAKHLQEKGSKTPPEKAVRIIAEAQSNLLSLSREYVHRDRDTHAPNYILDALNIDTDMSKVMKVINSFNDKWKDFNDYDCPESLNTLFYGAPGTGKTELAKHIARTLDRKLIVKRASEILDCFVGGTEQNIRAMFHEAEEKKAILFLDEADSFLQERGGAEHRWEVTQVNELLTQMENFKGIFIAATNFNNNLDSASRRRFALKIKFNYLQPEGIEKVWQAFFPKVECPAAARELKSLAPGDFNAVYGSFRYYDESEISAENILQALRHEIECKDTREGRRMGL; translated from the coding sequence ATGAAAAAAGATTACTTCAAGAAAGTTTGCAAGGCGTTACAAAAAAGAACCGAAAACAGACTAATCGGCCTAAATTTCATCACGCTCAAGAGCTACGAATACTGGATTCGCATGCTTCGATGCACAAAAAAATATCCAGACGCATCAGACAGCATCGCCATTCTTCCGAAAGAAAACGCCTCACGCATTTTAGAGAGACTCGCTAAACATTTTAAGCAAAAAAACAACGATGAAGATAAACATCCAAAAAGCCCAAAGCAGTCTTCCCATAAGAGAAAAATCAGAATTGACAACAAGCTATTCGACGTCGAAGAATCCGACAAATCAGAACTTTACCAAGATCGTCAGAAAACAATAACAAAAATTAGAGAAGTTCTCAAAAACAACAGCTCTATCGACGCAATCCGAAATGTCACAGGTCAAAACCTTGACGGCGAAGATATTTTCAACGCTCCGGCCCAAAAGATTTTCTTCGATGGGATTTCAAAGGAAATGTTAAAAATTCTCAAAACAACGAGTTCTTTTGACGACCCCTATCAAAAACGTCTTGACATCATACAAAAATCGTTCAACCTCAATCCAACAGAAATGGAAATTCTCATATTTGCATGGATTTTCCGCAACAAAGAAACATGCAGCGCCCTCCGTAATATAGTCGAATCCAATAGACACTATGAATCAAATTACGCAAACACATTTACTACGCTATATCCTGAACTTCAAATAGAAAACGCAATTTTGAACAAATCAACACTCAAGCGGATGGGGATTCTCCACAACGACCTCGACACATCCGAACGAATAGCGCTCTTTCTAGACGGGACATCAGGCAGCGACTTAGATTCTCTCTATTTCAAAGTCTACGAAGGCAATTCAGTCCCCTATAAAAAGCTGTGCAACAAAAACCCAAAAATCGAAATGGCATACGACATGCTCAAGCATGTAGATATCGGCCAAGGTATCAATATTTTCTTATATGGAGTCGAAGGAACCGGCAAAACGGAACTCGCCAAAGCGATAGCCAAAGAACTTAAGCGACCGTTAGTCCTTACCAACACAAGCATTGATGGCGTAAACAGAGAATCAAAAGAAAGCACTTCCATCCAAGAACGCATGGGAAGCATCTTGTATGCAGCAACCAAATACCAAAACAAGCGTGCAATTCTCTTGGTAGATGAAGCCGACATCATCCTGAATTTTTGTGAAAAAGGAGCGCTTAACTTTTTCTTGGAGCAAATCAAAGTACCCGTCATTTGGATTTCAAACAATATCAGATATATCGAAAATAGTACACGTCGCAGATTCGATTATTCCATAGAATTTGAAAGGCTTGATTCCGAAAAACGAATGGAAATCTGGGAATCTGTCATTAGCGAGCAAGATGCAAAAAACATGTTGTCACACAAATTCGTTCAACAACTAGCATCCGAGCTTTCTATTACCGCAGGCGGTATCACGCAGGCCATTGCAGGCGCAAAACATCTGCAAGAGAAAGGTAGCAAGACTCCTCCCGAAAAAGCAGTACGCATTATAGCAGAAGCTCAATCCAATTTACTATCACTCTCGCGAGAATATGTTCATCGAGATAGAGACACCCATGCACCCAATTACATTTTAGATGCTCTGAACATCGATACCGACATGAGTAAAGTCATGAAAGTCATCAATTCATTCAACGACAAATGGAAAGACTTCAATGATTACGACTGTCCCGAATCCTTGAACACTCTATTCTACGGAGCTCCCGGTACTGGCAAAACAGAACTCGCAAAGCACATTGCAAGGACTCTCGACCGTAAACTCATTGTAAAACGAGCTAGTGAAATTTTAGATTGTTTCGTTGGCGGAACCGAGCAAAACATTCGAGCAATGTTCCATGAAGCCGAAGAAAAGAAAGCCATCCTTTTCTTAGATGAAGCGGACAGTTTTCTACAGGAACGTGGCGGAGCCGAACACAGGTGGGAAGTAACGCAAGTAAACGAGCTATTAACGCAAATGGAAAACTTCAAGGGAATCTTCATTGCGGCAACAAACTTCAACAATAATTTAGACTCAGCTTCACGCAGGCGATTCGCATTGAAGATAAAATTCAACTACTTGCAGCCAGAGGGAATCGAAAAAGTATGGCAAGCGTTTTTCCCGAAAGTCGAATGCCCCGCCGCCGCTCGCGAGCTAAAATCACTCGCACCAGGCGATTTCAACGCAGTCTATGGATCATTCCGCTATTATGACGAAAGCGAAATCTCCGCCGAAAACATTCTGCAAGCACTGCGCCACGAAATCGAATGCAAGGACACTCGCGAAGGACGCAGAATGGGGTTATAA
- a CDS encoding ORF6N domain-containing protein: MMKNDVPAVAKSEFSLIDENMLKSRIYTIRGLKVMLDADLAEIYGYSTKAFNQQIKNNIEKFDEDFRFQLNFGEIEELSRCKICTMNMETENKEPSRSKFLTLNKGSRGSNVKYAPYAFTEQGIYMLMTVLKGERATAQSKALIRLFKQMKDYIIAENRNLLSNEGLVQIAMQTEWNTKDIAVIQSDLQKVMENFVDPSTYKHFLILNGKKLEADVAYTQIYGMAKKSIAIIDDYVGVKTLDLLRGIAKGVSVTIYSDEQGFESLADQIKNDFSAARPDVKLFTDRTRGKIHDRYIFLDYGLKGEKLFHCGASSKDAGNKITTIMQIENTEIYHILMDKLKR, from the coding sequence ATGATGAAAAATGATGTCCCGGCAGTTGCCAAGTCTGAATTTTCCCTGATAGACGAAAATATGCTTAAATCGCGAATCTACACGATTCGTGGTCTCAAAGTCATGCTTGATGCTGACTTGGCGGAGATTTATGGGTATAGTACGAAGGCTTTTAATCAACAGATTAAGAATAATATCGAAAAATTCGATGAAGATTTTCGCTTTCAGCTGAATTTTGGGGAAATTGAAGAACTTTCAAGGTGCAAAATTTGCACCATGAACATGGAAACCGAAAATAAGGAACCTTCAAGGTCAAAATTTTTGACCTTGAACAAGGGCTCTCGCGGTTCAAATGTCAAGTATGCTCCTTACGCTTTTACCGAGCAAGGCATTTATATGCTTATGACTGTTCTCAAGGGCGAACGGGCGACGGCACAAAGCAAGGCTCTTATCCGCCTTTTCAAGCAGATGAAAGACTATATCATTGCTGAAAATCGGAATTTGTTGAGTAATGAAGGCCTAGTTCAAATAGCCATGCAAACGGAATGGAATACCAAGGATATTGCCGTCATTCAGTCCGACTTGCAGAAGGTCATGGAAAATTTTGTTGATCCTTCTACCTACAAGCATTTCTTGATTTTGAATGGAAAAAAGTTGGAAGCGGATGTTGCTTATACGCAAATTTATGGCATGGCAAAGAAATCCATCGCCATTATTGACGATTATGTTGGCGTGAAAACGCTCGATCTTTTGCGAGGAATTGCCAAGGGCGTTTCTGTGACAATTTATAGCGATGAACAAGGATTTGAATCGCTGGCAGATCAAATTAAGAATGATTTCTCGGCGGCTCGCCCTGATGTAAAGCTCTTCACGGATCGGACAAGGGGTAAAATCCATGACCGCTATATTTTTCTGGATTACGGCTTAAAAGGTGAAAAGCTTTTTCACTGTGGTGCTTCATCTAAAGATGCTGGTAACAAAATTACTACCATCATGCAGATTGAGAATACTGAAATTTACCACATATTGATGGATAAATTAAAAAGATAA